The proteins below come from a single Bacteroidales bacterium WCE2004 genomic window:
- a CDS encoding cation diffusion facilitator family transporter — translation MDRSSQIIRTSVVGIVANVLLAAFKAAVGLIASSVAIVMDAVNNLSDALSSVITIIGTKLSQRPADRAHPFGFGRVEYFSAIIIAVIVLSAGVTSLIESVKKIIEPTAPSYTTATLVVIVAAIVVKLVLGWYVRKKGRQLRSDALVASGSDALFDAVITTATLVSAGVMLIWGFSLDGILGALISAMIIKAGIEMLASPVNELLGARVPPELVKAIKQDVMQCEGVRGVYDIILHNYGPDVMIGSLHVSVPDTMSAHEIHGLSRRISGLMLANHGIIMTVGVYAMATGEDRHAELQAKVMQALGAHKEIVQIHGFYYAEKERTLSVDVVPDLASDRDATLCGRLTEEIQALVPDLQVSIVIDHNYSE, via the coding sequence ATGGACCGCAGCTCTCAGATCATCCGGACCAGCGTCGTCGGCATCGTGGCCAACGTGCTCCTGGCGGCCTTCAAGGCCGCCGTGGGCCTTATTGCCAGCAGCGTGGCCATCGTGATGGACGCCGTCAACAACCTCAGCGACGCGCTGTCGAGCGTCATCACCATCATCGGGACGAAACTTTCCCAGCGGCCGGCGGACCGGGCGCATCCTTTCGGTTTCGGGCGCGTCGAGTACTTCAGCGCCATCATCATCGCCGTCATCGTCCTGTCGGCGGGCGTCACCTCCCTCATCGAGTCGGTCAAGAAGATTATCGAGCCCACCGCGCCGAGCTATACGACCGCGACGCTCGTCGTCATTGTCGCGGCCATCGTGGTCAAGCTGGTCCTGGGCTGGTATGTCCGGAAGAAGGGGCGGCAGCTCAGGAGCGACGCCCTGGTCGCGTCCGGCTCGGACGCCCTGTTCGACGCCGTCATCACCACCGCCACGCTCGTGTCGGCCGGCGTCATGCTGATCTGGGGATTCTCCCTGGACGGCATCCTGGGCGCCCTGATTTCCGCCATGATCATCAAGGCCGGCATCGAGATGCTCGCCTCCCCCGTCAACGAACTGCTGGGAGCCAGGGTACCGCCGGAGCTGGTCAAGGCAATCAAACAGGACGTCATGCAATGCGAGGGCGTCCGCGGCGTGTATGACATCATCCTGCACAACTACGGCCCGGACGTGATGATCGGTTCGCTGCACGTGAGCGTGCCCGACACGATGTCGGCCCACGAGATCCACGGCCTGTCCCGCCGGATCTCCGGGCTCATGCTCGCGAACCACGGAATCATCATGACCGTCGGCGTCTACGCCATGGCCACCGGCGAGGACCGCCACGCCGAGCTGCAGGCGAAGGTGATGCAGGCGCTCGGCGCCCACAAGGAGATCGTCCAGATCCATGGTTTCTACTATGCGGAAAAGGAGCGCACACTGTCCGTGGACGTGGTCCCGGATCTCGCGAGCGACCGCGACGCGACCCTGTGCGGGCGCCTGACGGAGGAAATCCAGGCGCTGGTGCCCGACCTGCAGGTCTCCATCGTCATCGACCACAACTACAGCGAATGA
- a CDS encoding TfoX N-terminal domain-containing protein, whose translation MASNPDFVQYVIDQCSGAGEIVARKMMGDYCAYCDGILFGLICDNNLYVKVTEPGRAVLKEVVLRPPYDGAKDYFYISDVDDRDYLAELITATIPALPKPKAKKNPVK comes from the coding sequence ATGGCCAGCAATCCAGACTTTGTACAATACGTCATCGACCAGTGCTCAGGCGCCGGGGAGATTGTTGCGAGGAAGATGATGGGAGACTACTGCGCGTATTGCGACGGCATTCTCTTCGGTCTTATCTGCGACAACAACCTGTACGTTAAGGTGACGGAGCCGGGCAGGGCCGTCCTGAAGGAAGTCGTCCTGCGGCCGCCGTATGACGGTGCCAAGGACTATTTCTACATCAGCGACGTGGATGACCGGGATTATCTGGCAGAGCTCATCACAGCTACGATCCCGGCGCTCCCGAAGCCGAAGGCAAAGAAGAATCCGGTGAAGTAA